From bacterium, a single genomic window includes:
- the queG gene encoding tRNA epoxyqueuosine(34) reductase QueG gives MPLSDELKAFIVQRAHTLGFAQVGVARAEPLPAQGLLAWLHAGLHGGITYMDRDPDLRLDPRMLLPGAASVIVLSSNYYFPVEDKKDSARGIIARYARGDDYHTVLSAKLRQLVQEIRKHAPAAQTRIAVDSAPVLEKEWAHRSGIGWRGKHSCIISPPYGSWIFLSEIILDLELPADQPMEERCGSCRLCLDACPTGALIRPYVVDSRKCISAITQLKPDQPIPIEHQAAMGNHLFGCDLCQAICPWNQGQLPPTTEAGFSPRPYFTNPLLTDLAGWDEAQFLQRTSRSPIKKVKYAGFMRNVQVALRNGKQL, from the coding sequence GTGCCCCTGTCCGATGAGCTGAAAGCCTTTATCGTTCAGCGTGCCCACACGCTGGGCTTTGCCCAGGTGGGCGTTGCCCGGGCGGAACCGTTGCCGGCCCAGGGCCTGCTCGCCTGGCTGCATGCGGGATTGCACGGCGGAATCACGTATATGGACCGTGATCCCGATCTGCGTCTGGATCCGCGAATGCTGTTGCCCGGAGCAGCATCGGTCATCGTCCTGTCGTCGAATTATTATTTTCCGGTCGAGGATAAAAAGGATTCGGCCCGAGGGATTATCGCACGTTACGCACGCGGCGATGATTATCATACGGTGCTGAGCGCCAAACTCCGTCAATTGGTTCAGGAGATCCGTAAACATGCGCCGGCGGCCCAGACCCGTATCGCCGTGGACTCGGCCCCTGTGCTTGAAAAAGAATGGGCCCACCGCAGCGGCATCGGCTGGAGGGGCAAACATAGCTGCATCATCAGCCCGCCGTACGGATCGTGGATCTTTCTCTCCGAGATCATCCTGGACCTGGAATTGCCCGCGGACCAGCCGATGGAAGAACGTTGCGGTTCATGCCGGCTCTGCCTGGATGCCTGTCCCACCGGCGCGCTGATCCGACCCTATGTGGTGGACAGCCGAAAATGCATCTCCGCTATCACTCAGTTGAAACCGGATCAGCCGATCCCCATCGAACACCAGGCGGCAATGGGCAATCACCTCTTCGGCTGCGACCTTTGCCAGGCGATCTGCCCCTGGAATCAAGGGCAGTTACCACCGACCACAGAGGCCGGGTTTTCCCCCCGCCCCTATTTCACTAATCCATTATTGACAGATCTGGCGGGCTGGGATGAAGCACAATTCCTGCAGCGGACCAGCCGATCGCCGATTAAAAAAGTGAAATATGCGGGATTTATGCGCAATGTACAGGTGGCCTTAAGGAATGGAAAGCAGCTCTAA